A window of the Saccharomyces eubayanus strain FM1318 chromosome II, whole genome shotgun sequence genome harbors these coding sequences:
- the DOT1 gene encoding histone methyltransferase DOT1: MSGQESISNGNSDSFVMSSSNLGSQESSISPGDLIKDSNDQVPPTSRSSKNSFLSKQVQELLEGANKYDPKYGLSLPRGFLRDRNRKSKDTGLVPLVEKVIPPMHKKTSVRSMRKKSSATMKKDVKKVDTVRKKIRNKVSKRNDEHLVITKQEVNASQRKNLSRKKVFIEGKEKEENKQKKISSTFVNWNGPYLQLKYPFFDINYLRSHNSYSGTPIPSVTLKTNSPQSTSLLSEHDIRSATTVKLQSVLFANYMEEYKIDFDKTAVIYDPMSEIGKLVEYSCLIFLPSPYAEQLKETILPDLNAAFDNSDTEGFIKTINSYNELIRQVPRSSIINHLATIDKIPRSFIHDFLHIVYTRSIHPQAKKLRHYKAFSNYVYGELLPNFLSDVYQQCGLRKGDTFMDLGSGVGNCVVQAALEYGCELSFGCEIMEDASDLTLLQHQELKKRCKLFGMHLNNVEFSLKRSFVNNERVSEIIPLCDVILVNNFLFDEELNKEVEKILQAAKVGCKIISLKNLRSLAYQIDFYNIENIFNRLKVQKYDLEEDSVSWTHSGGEYYISTVMADVDESLFSPNARGRRNKGTPVKYSR, encoded by the coding sequence ATGAGTGGCCAGGAAAGCATATCTAATGGTAATTCCGACTCATTTGTTATGTCGTCTTCCAACTTAGGCTCTCAAGAATCTTCAATATCCCCAGGTGACCTGATCAAAGACAGCAATGATCAAGTACCGCCAACTTCACGCTCGTCGAAAAACTCATTTCTCTCCAAGCAAGTACAGGAGCTACTAGAAGGGGCTAATAAATATGATCCGAAATACGGGCTCTCCTTACCTAGAGGGTTTTTAAGAGATAGGAACCGCAAATCCAAGGACACTGGATTGGTGCCTCTTGTTGAAAAGGTTATACCTCCCATGCACAAAAAAACCAGTGTTAGAAGCATgaggaaaaaatcatctGCAACTATGAAGAAGGATGTAAAGAAAGTAGATACtgtaagaaagaaaataagaaataaagtatcaaaaagaaatgatgaGCATCTTGTAATTACAAAACAAGAGGTAAACGCttctcaaagaaagaatctctcaagaaaaaaagtttttattGAGGgcaaggaaaaggaagaaaataaacaaaagaaaatctctTCAACATTTGTGAATTGGAATGGTCCCTATTTACAGTTAAAGTACccattttttgatataaaCTATTTGAGGTCACACAATAGTTATTCCGGAACCCCCATACCATCTGTCACTCTAAAGACTAATTCTCCACAGTCAACAAGTCTACTTTCGGAACATGATATTCGTTCAGCAACAACCGTTAAACTGCAAAGCGTTTTGTTTGCTAATTATATGGAAGAGTACAAGATTGACTTTGACAAGACGGCTGTTATTTATGATCCAATGAGTGAAATCGGTAAGCTTGTTGAATACAGCtgtctaatttttttaccGTCACCATATGCGGAACAATTGAAGGAAACCATTTTGCCTGATTTAAACGCAGCGTTTGATAACTCTGATACCGAGGGTTTTATAAAGACAATTAACTCATACAATGAACTTATTCGCCAAGTACCTAGGTCAAGTATAATCAATCATTTAGCGACAATTGATAAGATTCCTCGTTCATTTATACATGATTTTTTGCATATTGTGTACACAAGAAGTATTCATCCACAGGCGAAAAAGTTAAGACACTACAAGGCGTTTAGTAATTACGTTTATGGTGAACTTCTGCCCAATTTCTTATCTGATGTATACCAACAATGCGGGTTGAGAAAAGGTGATACTTTCATGGATCTAGGTTCGGGGGTAGGAAATTGCGTAGTACAAGCCGCTTTAGAATACGGATGCGAATTAAGCTTTGGTTGTGAGATCATGGAAGATGCGAGCGATTTGACTCTATTACAACATCAAGaactaaagaaaaggtGCAAGTTGTTTGGGATGCATTTAAACAACGTGGagttttcattgaagaGAAGTTTTGTGAATAATGAACGCGTTAGTGAGATAATTCCTCTATGCGATGTTATTCTCGTGAATaactttttatttgatgaagaattgaataaagaagTTGAGAAAATATTACAAGCAGCAAAGGTCGGGTGTAAGATCATAAGtctaaaaaatttaagaaGTTTGGCTTATCAGATCGATTTTTACAACATCGAAAATATCTTCAATAGATTAAAGGTACAAAAGTATGATCTGGAAGAAGATAGTGTTTCATGGACACATAGTGGTGGGGAGTATTATATATCTACCGTGATGGCCGACGTTGATGAAAGTTTGTTTAGCCCTAATGCCAGAGGTAGAAGGAACAAAGGAACCCCAGTGAAGTATAGTCGATGA